The following proteins are encoded in a genomic region of Bacteroidales bacterium:
- the lpcA gene encoding D-sedoheptulose 7-phosphate isomerase encodes MKAIRDNFYEARDILEQFISSEENLNAIEQAGNLLVKALQNGKKIISCGNGGSMSDAMHFAEELTGRFREDRKPFPAMAISDPTHLSCTSNDYGYDHVFSRYVEAFGNAGDVLLGISTSGNSGNIVKAVEVARERNMKVITLTGKDGGKLSRMADVEIRAPRSAYSDRAQEIHIKVIHSLIHFIELKLGNVK; translated from the coding sequence ATGAAAGCGATACGAGACAATTTTTATGAAGCCCGTGATATTCTGGAACAATTTATTTCCAGCGAAGAAAACCTCAATGCTATTGAGCAGGCCGGCAATTTGCTCGTGAAAGCCCTTCAAAACGGAAAAAAGATCATTTCCTGCGGCAACGGCGGTTCTATGAGCGATGCCATGCATTTTGCCGAAGAACTCACCGGCCGCTTCCGGGAGGACCGCAAACCTTTCCCGGCCATGGCCATTTCAGACCCCACCCACCTCTCCTGCACCTCCAACGACTATGGCTATGATCACGTATTCTCCCGCTATGTGGAAGCCTTTGGCAATGCCGGTGACGTGTTGCTGGGCATCAGCACAAGCGGCAATTCGGGCAATATTGTAAAAGCCGTGGAAGTAGCCAGAGAAAGGAACATGAAGGTCATAACCCTAACCGGTAAAGATGGTGGAAAGCTCAGCCGGATGGCCGATGTGGAAATCCGTGCCCCCCGTTCGGCTTATTCCGACAGAGCCCAGGAGATCCATATCAAGGTAATACACTCACTGATACATTTTATAGAATTGAAGTTGGGGAATGTGAAATAA